AGTAGTGATGGGAAGTAACCTCATCGTAGATCTGATCTACTTTATCTTAGATCCAAGAATCAATAATTAATTTTATGCAAACTACAAAAAGTCTAACTCAATTAGCGTTAGCAAGGCTTGCAAAAAATTATCTTGCGCAGATTGGATTCCTGATTGTTGTTTTGTTCTTAGTAATTGCTATTCTTGGACCTTTGATAGCACCATATGATTTCTTATCTCAAAACATAGATAGAGCTCTTGAAAAGCCAAGTTTAGATCACCTGATGGGGACAGACCCAATGGGCAGAGACATATTTAGTCGAATGATCTTTGGAGCGCGTACTGCAGCAATTGTTGCCTTCACCACAACAATTATTAGTCTCATTCTAGGAATCATAATTGGAACAATTGCAGGATTCTCAGGAGGAAAGATAGATGCTATTCTTATGTGGTTTACAGATGTGACAATGTCAGTTCCAGGATTATTGTTGGCGATTTTGATCAATGCCTCCATAAAACCTCCAATATCAAACTTTTTTGATTCCTTATATCAGACAACAAAAAATCCATTTTTTCTAAATACTTATTTAATAGATTTTGTCATTGTCTTTGGTGCGATCGCCTTAATTAGTTGGCCAGGTTATGCTCGCATCATTAGAGGACAAATTTTGAGCCTAAGACAGCAAGTCTTTGTCGAAGCTGCCGTGTCAATGGGGTCTGGCTTTTGGCA
The SAR324 cluster bacterium DNA segment above includes these coding regions:
- a CDS encoding ABC transporter permease; translated protein: MQTTKSLTQLALARLAKNYLAQIGFLIVVLFLVIAILGPLIAPYDFLSQNIDRALEKPSLDHLMGTDPMGRDIFSRMIFGARTAAIVAFTTTIISLILGIIIGTIAGFSGGKIDAILMWFTDVTMSVPGLLLAILINASIKPPISNFFDSLYQTTKNPFFLNTYLIDFVIVFGAIALISWPGYARIIRGQILSLRQQVFVEAAVSMGSGFWHMMRKHLVPNAIGPIVVTVTQGIGAAILLESSLSFLGVGVQPPNASWGSMLSDSLSLWRSFPHLMLVPAITIGIIQIAFIFLGDGINDALNPKQSRR